The genome window CGAATACTGTTAAAATCGGTAGTATTACTTATTCTCTTGCAGAATACATGTATTTAGCTTCACAAGCTATTATTAACTTGAACAACAATAATAAAAAAGACATTGCTGTTAAATCAGTGTCCAATCCGACAAATCCCGGAGAAGCATCCGCTTTAGGTAACCTGTATGATTACGTGTCAGTTGCTAAAAGTGTTGTAAGTACCGCAAACTCAAAAGGAGTTATGCCAAATTCAGTTAGTTCAAAAGTTGGAACAATTGGTTATAATGGTTTGGTTTATGCTACAGCTCGTGTTGTTGCATTCTATGATGATTATGCAATCATGCCTAACTACGTATCTATAAAAACATATGCTTCCAGTTCAAGTTCAAGTTCATTGAATTCAAAGAACACAATAACTAACCTGAAAGCATATTTAGCTTCATCAACCAATTGTCAAGTAGGCAACAGTAAAATTAAATCTATAGTAAATTCAATTACTTCAGGTTTAACTACAGATAAAGCTAAAGCAACTGCAATCTACAATTATGTGCGTGACCAAATTTCATACAGTTTCTATTATGACACTAAATATGGTGCTGTCGGCACTTTAAATGCAAAACAAGGTAATTGTGTTGACCAGGCCCACTTATTAATTGCAATGTATAGAACTGCAGGTCTTGCAGCAAGATATGTTCACGGAACCTGCTACTTCACATTAAGTGGAAGTACCTACGGACACGTTTGGACACAGGTTTTAATTGGTGACACTTGGATTGTAGGCGATCCAACAAGTTCAAGAAATTCATTTGGAAATGTTGTTAATTGGAATAACTACAACTATAACCTTAAAGGTTATTATGCAAGTATTGCATTCTAATTAACTTCCTTTTTTCTTTTTTTACAAACTTTCAGACTAATTTTTAATCGATTTTTTAAATTTTTTGGCAAAATAATTTTTTAATAACTATGCCAACAGCTAAAAATTTAAAAAATAATCTACATGTCCATTTAGATAAATAGCAAATTTTTGATGGAACATGATTTAACTACAATGTCGATGAATTATTTTGATATTTAAAGACCCAATATTAATTTTAATAATAGCTTAGTTAAAGTAAAATAACTCCAAATCAATTAGAAAAATGAGCATTTTTTCAAAAAGATTATAACAACAAATCAGAATATATTAATTTAATGATTAAAAAATGAGGCGAAAAAATGGAAAATGAAGGAACAATAGCAGTACCAATTATTGGTTATATCATTAGCGCAATCATCCCTATAATCGGTTTGATATATGGAGCAGCATTATTCTACTTTAAAAAGGACGTTCCATTATATAGGAAGCATGGAAGACTTATAATATACTTTGCAATATTAATATTTGTGGTAACATTTATAGTAAGACTATTACTTTAACACCGCACTTTTTTTAGAAATTAACCGTTAATTTCTTTTAATCTCTTTTTAAACTTATCATTATCTCTGCAGTTACCAACAGCTTTCATTAAAATATCTTTTTCAGATGAAACATCACCTTTTTGGCGATACATTTCTGCAAGAGCATCATAAGCTTTTTGGGAATCAGGCAAAACGAAAATAACCTGTTTGTACAAATCGATTGCCTCATCCAATCTGCCTTTGCCTTCAAGATATTTTGCCTCATTCATCATATCAGCGATCTTTTTAAATTTTCCTTCCTTTTTAGGTTTGGTTTTACCTTCAACATTTCTTAATTTTTCAAATATGTCTGCTGCTTTATCTTCATCAAAATTCCTGCCAACTTTTCTATCTTCACTCACAATATCACCCTACGGTAAGACTCCTAACATTTTCAATCCCATATACAATACCAATATCGAAAATATGATTTTAAGTTTCTTTTGAGGCACCCTATGAGCATATTTTGCACCAATGGAAGCCAAAGGAACTGAAAAACAAACGATTAATGCAAAATTGATTAAGCTCACATATCCAATTGAATATGGAAATGTGCTGACACCCCAGCCTGAAACGATATATGATAAAAATCCTCCAATTGCAGTTAAGCTAATAAAAACAGAAGAGGAACCTATAGCTTCTATCAGTGAAAAACCGAGAAGTGAAGTTAAAATAGCTATAAGAAATACGCCCCCGCCGATACCTAAAAGACCTGATGCGAATCCTACTAAAAAACCTATAATTCCTATTGAAATAAGATTGAATGGAATTCTGGCATCTTCTCTTTCCTTGTTGAGAGAAACAATATTGTTAACTGCAATGAACAACAATAACAATCCAAAAATGATTTCCAATATTCCTGATGAAAGCATTGAAGCTGAAAAACCGCCTAAAACGCTACCAAATATTCCAAAGATTCCCAACTTGATTCCCGGCTCCAAAATATTATCCATTGAACGAGTATGCCTGTAAGCTCCACTTACTGAAGTAGGAATAATAATGGCCAGACTGGTTCCCAGAGAAATGAGCATCGCCAGGTTAGGTTCAACACCAATGTATTTGAGTAAAAAGTATTGAAGAGGAACTATAATAAATCCTCCACCTATTCCCAAAAGTCCTGATGCAAAACCTGCAAAAATACCAATCAGAATTAATCCTATGAAATATTCAATTGGAAACATCATGATTAACTATTTTATATTTATACTAAATATTATTTTTTGCAGATATTGCCATTAAATAGATTTTACCCGATTAAAAAAAATATTTACAAACCTCTTTCATAAACACGACATCATTTATTTAAAGCATTAATATTAAAAATATTGTTTGATGAAACTCAATAGAACCATTATAGTTGGATTAATATGCATATTATTTGGAGGAATAATCTTCATGACAGATATATTCAATCCAATTGTAAGGCCAATCACACACATATTTCTGATGGGATCATCCAAAGGCAAAGACATACTGTTTTTTGGTCTTTTAGGAATATTTTTAATTCTTCCTCAAGTAATCAAAAAAGATGTAGACCCTACAAAATATCTTAAAATAACAATTGGTCTTGGTTCACTTTTATTAGTTTTGGGAATTGTCCTGGAAATAATATTCAGACTTCAGATGGGAATTAAACTCAACACCATTTTCTGTTCCATGACAGGTACAATGAGTTCAACAAGCATTTTGCACACCCACTTGTTAAAGTCAATTTTAGGAGCAGTCATAACACCAATTATGGGGCCGTTTGTGCAAAGCGGCATCAACACGGGCGTCGGTTTATATGCATATGTTCCGAGTTTCGCGTTTTTAATAATTCTGATAATGCCAGTTTTATTCATCACAATAATCCTGGCATCACAGAACCGTCCATGGTTTACTAACTACATAATAGCATTCGCCGCAAGTTGCCTTTTTATAGGAGCTATTGACGGAGGTCTTTTTGGAACTCCGGCGCTGGTTGGAATTTTAGGATTCTATTACGTTTACCGAAGCGGATACCTGACAAACCTGGTTGTCGGACATATCTTAAAAGATGAACAACTTATAGAAAAAAATGAAGAAATTCCACCACTTTACAGCTATGTCGATATGGGCAAAATAAGATTTATCTTTAACCTGATTCTAATATGGATTGTTGTTTTAGCAGTAGTCCTTTTACGATTCACTGTAGCCTTTGCAGGTGCGGAAGCCGACTGCTACACAGTCGATGTTGTAAATCCAACAGACAATATTGACTTAGGAAACATCAGCACACACGTCCTTGACGTTCAAAACAGCACAAATAAAATCACATACTACATTGAACCTAATTACAATGAGATGCAACTTTTAAATGATTTAAAGGTTCCTCTGAATAACTCGTGTGAGTATTATACGGTTTCATGGAACATATATTCATATTTACAGGATGATTAAATGAAAAGATTATATTTGATTTTGCCTATTTTAGCAGGGCTTATGTTTGGATCAAGCGGTGTTTTTGTTCGTACCCTGACACAGAACGGAATCGATTCCACCACTCTTTTATTTTTAAGGTTTTCAATTGCAATAATTCCTCTTTTAATAGCCATCAGTTTAATGGACAAAAAACTGTTTAAGATTAATTTAAAAGATCTCCCCCTAATCATAGCATGTGCAATGTGCATTGTCGGACTTAACATATGCTATAACGAATCAATGAATACCATACCGTTATCCCTTGCTGCTGTTCTGCTGTCACTGGCTCCAATATATGTGCTGATATTTGCATACATATTATTTGGAGAAAAAATTACATCCAAAAAGATAATATGCATTATTTTAGCAATTTTCGGATGTTTGCTGATGACAGGCGTTTTGGAAACAAGCCTCTCAAGCATTCCGACATACGGAATTCTTTTGGGAATCGGTGCAGGACTGTTCTGGGCGATATATCTGATGGCCTCTAAAAAATCAATAGAAAATGGAATGCATACTTTTACAATTCTGTTTTATGCAATCATAATCATTTCCATAGCTTTAATTCCATTTACAAGTTTTAACCAGGTTTCAACATTTGTTGCAATCAATCCTACATTGACAATCATATTTCTGATTATCCATTCAACATTTTCATTTGCTATGCCTTATATTCTATCTACAGTTAGCTTAAACTATATTGATTCGGGAATCTCCTCAATAATCATGTCCGGTGCTGAACCTCTGGCGGCATTGATTTTCGGGTCAATAATATACAGTGAAATACCAACATTAATTATGCTTTGCGGATTTGTACTTACAATAATTTCAATGATGATATTAAGCAGAAGCGATAGGAAAAATAACACCACCTAAAGAGAGGTGCATTTCAACTGTAAACGCACAAAACCTCAATGTTTTTACAATAAAGATTCATAGTAACTAATTTTAGTATTTTAAAACCCAATAGCTCATGATTGGAAAAATAAACATTTTAATCATTGTAAAGGGCAAAAATGATGAAAATATCGATTTACTAGGAAATAATTTTTATACAATAATTAGAAAATATCTCTTTAAAATATAAAATGTTAATGTAAATTCCATATTTTTAAATAAAAAAGACAGATTTAAGAAATTTATAGAAATTATTAAAAATCATTCTCCAAGATTGACAAAAGAACATTTTTCAAAAAAAATCATAAAAACTGTAAAAATAGACCACACCATGAAAAAATTTCTCCCTATATTCAATCTAAAATGGCAAAAAAGTGAAAAAATAACTTTTTTTACAAAAATTTATTAATTGAAAAAATAAACTTTAACATATGATTATAAGCATTATCATACCTACCTACAACGAAGAGGAATATCTTCCTATTTTGCTGGACAGTATTAAAAAGCAAAGCTATACGGACTATGAAATAATTGTAGCCGATGCCAACTCCACTGACAGAACCCGTGAAATCGCAGAGGAATACGGTTGTGTAGTAGTTGATGGAGGCCTTCCGGCAGTGGGCAGGAACAATGGTGCAAAAGTCGCAAAAGGAGAATACCTGATATTTCTGGATTCCGATTTGGAGCTCACAGATGATTATCTCCGTGATGTTTTATATGAATTCAGAATGGAACGACTCGGAATTGCCATTACCCAAATGCTTCCTATGTCAAATAAGGTGGAAGATAAGATATTCCATGATTTCGCAAATTATTTCATGATAAGTGTTGAAAAGATTAAGCCTCACGGTGCAGGATGCTACGGAATCATTGCAAGACATGAACTGCATGACAAGTGCGGAGGCTTTGATGAATCTTTAACATTCGGCGAAGATACTGATTATATTGAAAGACTGGCAAAAGAAGAACCCTTCAAGGTTTTAAGACATGCAAAGATTGGAGTTTCAACCAGACGGCTTGAAGAGGAAGGAATTGAAACACTAATCAGACAGTACGGAAAAAGTACCATAAACGATTTTTTAGGAAAGCGTACCGATGCTGAAGATTTGGACTATAATTTTGGTCATGGCCATGAAAAACTTACAACCACCAGATTTGAAGGTCTTGAAAAAACCATAAACCAGGTTAACGAAATCAAATCAACTTATGACAATTCCTTAAGCAGATTTAATACTGCAAGAGCCCAAATTAAAGCATCACACAGAAGACGATCAAAAAAAGTTGTATTTTACTGTGTATGCGGTGAAGGAATGGGTCACGCCATAAGAACAGGAGTTATTGTTGATAGAATTAAGGACAAATATGATGTTCATATATTTTCAAGCGACAGAGCATACCTCTATCTCAAATCAAAATTTGATAATGTTTATCAGATAGGCGGATTCAATACCGTTTACAGCAACAATAAGGTAAATAATCTGAAAACCCTGTCAAATGCTATTAAAAGAAATCCGACCAATATCCGTGTTGGATACGAAACATTATACAGGAAAGCCGCACAGTTAAAACCTGACGTTATTGTTACTGATTTTGAAATTTATGCTACAATGGTATCAAAGCTTAGAAGCATACCATTAATCAGTCTGGACAACATCCATATTATTACCCAGACAAAAATCGACTACCCAATAGATCAGTACGGACAACTGCTTAAAGCTAAAGGAGTCATAAGAGGTTATGTCGTACACCCTAAAATACACATTTTAACCAGCTTCTTTTATCCAAAAATCAAAGCTAGAAAGAATGCTGTAATCTATCCTCCGATAATTCGTGAAGACATTCTGAAACTGGAGCCTACAGAAGGAGACCATATAATAGTCTATCAGACAAGCCGTGAAAGTGAAAAACTTGTTAAAAGACTAAAAGCACTGAAAAATGAAAAATTCATTGTTTACGGATTTAACAGAAATAATGTTGACGATAATTTAACTTTCAAGAAATTCAATGAAGATGAGTTCTATGATGATTTTGCATCTTCAAAGGCAGTTATCTGCAACGGAGGATTCACATTCATCTCAGAAGCGATACATCTTAAAAAACCAATCTATTCCATTCCTGCAAGGGGTAACTTTGAACAGACATTAAACGGATATTATGTTCAAAAACTTGGTTATGGAGAGTACCATAGAGTAATGAATGCAAAAAGAGTAGCAAACTTTTTGAAAAGACTTCCAAAATATAAGAAAAAACTTGCTAACGTTAAAAAGACAAACAATGACGGAATTATAAACGAACTGATTTATAGAATTGAAAAATATACTTAATCAAAAAAAAAAGAAAATAAAAGAGTGTTATAAAGTTACACCCATTTCTAATTGTTCTGTTAATTCTTTGTACCTGTTACGAATAGTAACTTCAGTTACACCTGCAATATCTGCAACATCCCTTTGTGTTTTTCTCTCACCAAGTAAAACAGATGCAATGTATAAAGCAGCTGCAGCTACACCTGTAGGACCTCTTCCTGAAGTTAATCCTTTTTCCATAGCTTTTTCAATAATTTCAATAGCTTTGGATTGTGCTTCACCGGATAATCCCAGTTCTGAAGCGAATCTAGGAACATAATCCACAGGAGAAGTTGGAGGTAATTTAATATTCAGTTCACGGGTTAAGAATCTGTAAGTACGACCTACTTCTTTTTTAGTTACTCTTGACACTTCAGCGATTTCATCTAAAGTACGTGGCACATTACAACGTCTGCATGCTGCGTAAAGTGATGCAGCAACTACTCCTTCAATACTTCTTCCCCTAATAAGCTTATTGTCCACCGCACTTCTGTATACCACAGATGCAGCTTCCCTTACGCTTCTTGGAAGTCCTAATCTTGAAGAGTCACGGTCAAGCTCACTTAAAGCAAATGCGAGATTTCTTTCGGTTGCACCAGAAATCCTGATTTTTCTTTGCCATTTTCTTAATCTGTACCATTGAGCACGGTTTCTTGCAGGAATATCACGACCATAAATATCTTTGTTTCTCCAATCAATCATTGTACTTAAACCCTTATCGTGAATGGTGTAAGTAATTGGAGCTCCTACTCTTGTACGTTTATCTCTTTGTTCGTGATCGAATGCTCTCCATTCAGGACCCATATCAACAAGATTTTCATCAATGACCAATCCGCAACGTGCACATACTACTTCTGCCCTTTCATAGTCACCGATTAATTCAGTAGAACCACATTCAGGACATACAGTTTGTTTATCTTGAGCGTATGTGTCATCATGTTGGTCTGGTTGTCTTGTTCTCCTACGTCCTCTTCTTGGCATTTCTTCTACTTTTTGTGTCGTGGTCTCATCCTCCTTTTTCTAGACTTTTTGGATTTTGGTTTCGATACAAATAGTTTTTCACCGCTGTTTTTCATAAGTTCATCTCTATTTGCGGACCTAAATAGGCGAATAGAAATGTAGGGCTTTTTTGTAGGCCCGAATACATAGCCGACCTTACCAATTTTATTCTTTTTGCTGTCATAAACAATGGCACCTGGTGAAGGTGTTTTATCAGATCGTGCTATCAGTTTTCCAGAGTTTGCTACATGCAAACTGTTTCCTAAAAATTTCATAAAATCAAACTTAAATTCAAATCTGTATCATTTATATAATTAGAAATAGGTTATATATAAACCTATCGATATATTTATATATAAACATGTATTTCTATTTAAATGTTTTTCTATTTTAATCCGGCAATTTCAACAAGGGTTTTACCACGGTTTATATCCTCAATAATACCGGATTCCTTAATTTTTACAAGAAGTGACTGAGCCATGACAGAGGCAAACAACTGCTGAGGAATTACGACAATACCTGTCTCATCACCAAAAAAGAAGTCTCCAGGAGCAATTTGAGTGCCCTCAACATCAATTGTTTCATTCAAAGTTCCAAGACCTAAAGCTGAACCTGCATTAGGGCAGAAATTGCTTGCAAAAACCGGATAATCCATGTAAAGCAGCGCATCCAAATCACGTGCAGATCCGTAAATGACAGTTGCCTTGATTCCATTGTCACGTGCACAGCTTGAAGCAAGTTCTCCCCAGATAGCTTTGTCTTCACTGTCGACTTTGAAAAATAGTATGTCCTCATCTTCTGCAGCATCTATTGCCAATGCTGAAGTACCCCAATCATCGCTTGAGGTTTCTGCTGTGAAAATTTTACCCCAAACTTTCTTGTTATTGATTGGTTTGATTTTCTGAATGACACCTGATCTTCTGGAAATGGCATTATATGCATCTGAAATTTGACATGCAGAAATATTTTCAAGTAATGACTGTAAGTTTATAAATTCTTCATAGTTTTTTCCATTAAATTTCAAATCATCAATAGTCACATTTTCCAAATTAATCTTATCTACATCAATTCGTTTGTTTAAATTTTTATTTTTATTCAAAAGTTCTTTTGGACTTATTGACATGAACTCACCAAATTTTTCTAAATTGTATACTATATTATAGAATTTACACCAACATATATTTTTTCCATATATCAAATTTTATATATTAGTTTAATCAAAATTATTAATTGAAGTATTGAAAAAAATACTTAATTATTATATACTCATAGAGTTTATTACATTATTCATTATTATAATTATTATTAATTTAATCAAAAGACAGGAGAAAATCAATTATTAAGGTAAATAACAGTTAAGAAATTTAAAATAATTAAATAACAAAATTAAATTCGAGAATCAGTAATCCTTAATAGTAACACACTCCAAATGTATTA of uncultured Methanobrevibacter sp. contains these proteins:
- a CDS encoding RraA family protein; the protein is MSISPKELLNKNKNLNKRIDVDKINLENVTIDDLKFNGKNYEEFINLQSLLENISACQISDAYNAISRRSGVIQKIKPINNKKVWGKIFTAETSSDDWGTSALAIDAAEDEDILFFKVDSEDKAIWGELASSCARDNGIKATVIYGSARDLDALLYMDYPVFASNFCPNAGSALGLGTLNETIDVEGTQIAPGDFFFGDETGIVVIPQQLFASVMAQSLLVKIKESGIIEDINRGKTLVEIAGLK
- a CDS encoding lipopolysaccharide assembly protein LapB produces the protein MSEDRKVGRNFDEDKAADIFEKLRNVEGKTKPKKEGKFKKIADMMNEAKYLEGKGRLDEAIDLYKQVIFVLPDSQKAYDALAEMYRQKGDVSSEKDILMKAVGNCRDNDKFKKRLKEING
- a CDS encoding transcription initiation factor IIB, producing the protein MPRRGRRRTRQPDQHDDTYAQDKQTVCPECGSTELIGDYERAEVVCARCGLVIDENLVDMGPEWRAFDHEQRDKRTRVGAPITYTIHDKGLSTMIDWRNKDIYGRDIPARNRAQWYRLRKWQRKIRISGATERNLAFALSELDRDSSRLGLPRSVREAASVVYRSAVDNKLIRGRSIEGVVAASLYAACRRCNVPRTLDEIAEVSRVTKKEVGRTYRFLTRELNIKLPPTSPVDYVPRFASELGLSGEAQSKAIEIIEKAMEKGLTSGRGPTGVAAAALYIASVLLGERKTQRDVADIAGVTEVTIRNRYKELTEQLEMGVTL
- a CDS encoding sulfite exporter TauE/SafE family protein — encoded protein: MMFPIEYFIGLILIGIFAGFASGLLGIGGGFIIVPLQYFLLKYIGVEPNLAMLISLGTSLAIIIPTSVSGAYRHTRSMDNILEPGIKLGIFGIFGSVLGGFSASMLSSGILEIIFGLLLLFIAVNNIVSLNKEREDARIPFNLISIGIIGFLVGFASGLLGIGGGVFLIAILTSLLGFSLIEAIGSSSVFISLTAIGGFLSYIVSGWGVSTFPYSIGYVSLINFALIVCFSVPLASIGAKYAHRVPQKKLKIIFSILVLYMGLKMLGVLP
- a CDS encoding Gar1/Naf1 family protein — its product is MKFLGNSLHVANSGKLIARSDKTPSPGAIVYDSKKNKIGKVGYVFGPTKKPYISIRLFRSANRDELMKNSGEKLFVSKPKSKKSRKRRMRPRHKK
- a CDS encoding DMT family transporter encodes the protein MKRLYLILPILAGLMFGSSGVFVRTLTQNGIDSTTLLFLRFSIAIIPLLIAISLMDKKLFKINLKDLPLIIACAMCIVGLNICYNESMNTIPLSLAAVLLSLAPIYVLIFAYILFGEKITSKKIICIILAIFGCLLMTGVLETSLSSIPTYGILLGIGAGLFWAIYLMASKKSIENGMHTFTILFYAIIIISIALIPFTSFNQVSTFVAINPTLTIIFLIIHSTFSFAMPYILSTVSLNYIDSGISSIIMSGAEPLAALIFGSIIYSEIPTLIMLCGFVLTIISMMILSRSDRKNNTT
- a CDS encoding MJ1255/VC2487 family glycosyltransferase produces the protein MIISIIIPTYNEEEYLPILLDSIKKQSYTDYEIIVADANSTDRTREIAEEYGCVVVDGGLPAVGRNNGAKVAKGEYLIFLDSDLELTDDYLRDVLYEFRMERLGIAITQMLPMSNKVEDKIFHDFANYFMISVEKIKPHGAGCYGIIARHELHDKCGGFDESLTFGEDTDYIERLAKEEPFKVLRHAKIGVSTRRLEEEGIETLIRQYGKSTINDFLGKRTDAEDLDYNFGHGHEKLTTTRFEGLEKTINQVNEIKSTYDNSLSRFNTARAQIKASHRRRSKKVVFYCVCGEGMGHAIRTGVIVDRIKDKYDVHIFSSDRAYLYLKSKFDNVYQIGGFNTVYSNNKVNNLKTLSNAIKRNPTNIRVGYETLYRKAAQLKPDVIVTDFEIYATMVSKLRSIPLISLDNIHIITQTKIDYPIDQYGQLLKAKGVIRGYVVHPKIHILTSFFYPKIKARKNAVIYPPIIREDILKLEPTEGDHIIVYQTSRESEKLVKRLKALKNEKFIVYGFNRNNVDDNLTFKKFNEDEFYDDFASSKAVICNGGFTFISEAIHLKKPIYSIPARGNFEQTLNGYYVQKLGYGEYHRVMNAKRVANFLKRLPKYKKKLANVKKTNNDGIINELIYRIEKYT